AGAAGGCCTCGGCGGAGCGCTTGCAGCCGGGGGCCGCGTGCCACAGTTCGACCGCCTCGGGGGACGGGGAGCCGCCGCGCACGTCCCAGGTCTTGAGCCAGTCGGCCAGGGACGGGCTGTGGACGGCGTGCACGTCCTCGTTGAGCAGGCCGGCGCGGTGCAGTTCGCCGAGCAGGGCCGGGATGCCGCCGGCGCGGTGCACGTCCTCCATGTAGTACGTGCGGTTCTTCGCCACGTTCGGAGCGACCTTGGCCAGGCACGGGACCCGGCGGGAGACGGCGTCGATCTGCTCCAGGCCGAAGGGGACGCCCGCCTCCTGGGCGGCGGCCAGCAGGTGCAGGATCGTGTTGGTGGAGCCGCCCATCGCGATGTCCAGGGCCATGGCGTTCTCGAAGGCCTGGAAGGTGGCGATGCTGCGCGGCAGGACCGAGTCGTCGTCCTGCTCGTAGTAGCGCCGGGTGAGGTCCATGACCGTGCGGGCCGCGTCGACGTAGAGCTGCTTGCGCGCGGTGTGCGTGGCGAGGACCGAGCCGTTGCCGGGGAGGGAGAGGCCGATGGCCTCGGTCAGGCAGTTCATCGAGTTGGCGGTGAACATGCCGGAACAGCTGCCGCAGGTCGGGCAGGCGTTCTCCTCGATGCGGAGGATGTCCTCGTCGGAGATCTTGTCGTTGACGGCGTCGGAGATCGCGTCGACCAGGTCGAGGGTGCGGACCGTGCCGTCGACCAGGGTGGCCCGGCCGGACTCCATCGGGCCGCCGGAGACGAAGACCGTCGGGATGTTCAGGCGCAGGGCGGCCAGCAGCATGCCCGGCGTGATCTTGTCGCAGTTGGAGATGCAGACCAGGGCGTCGGCGCAGTGGGCCTCGACCATGTACTCGACGCTGTCCGCGATCAGGTCGCGGGAGGGCAGCGAGTAGAGCATGCCGCCGTGGCCCATGGCGATGCCGTCGTCGACCGCGATGGTGTTGAACTCGCGCGGGATGCCGCCCGCCTCCGTGATCGCCTCGGAGACGATCCGGCCGACCGGCTGCAGATGCGTGTGGCCGGGGACGAACTCGGTGAAGGAGTTGGCGACGGCGATGATCGGCTTCCGGCCGATGTCCGCACCCGGTACACCGGAGGCGCGCATAAGGGCGCGGGCGCCCGCCATGTTGCGGCCGTGGGTGACTGTGCGGGACCTCAGCTCGGGCATCGTCGCTCGCTCCTTCGAAGATCTGCCAGACAATTCTGGTTGTCTCCGAGCGTACGCCGGTGCTCCAAAGGCTGGACACGGCTGTCCGGAATGCGGGACGGCCGTCTCGGCGGCACGCGACCCCGCAGCGCGGCTCAGGTGCTGGTCAGGTGGTGCTGTACGACCGGCGCGACGCGCGCGATGATCTGCTCCAGGTCGGCGGACGCCAGCGGCTCCAGCTTGACGACGTACCGCATCATCGCCGTACCCACCAGCTGGGCGGCTGCCAGCTCGGCGCGCAGCTCGGCGTCGGGCAGGTCCAGCTGGGCGGCGATGCGGCGCAGCAGCTGGGAGGCGACGAGCCGGCGGAAGACGGCGGCGGCGGTGTCGTTGTTGACCGCGGAGCGGAGGATCGCGAGGAGCGGCGTACGGGTCGTGGGGTTCTCCCAGACGCCGAAGACGAAGCGGGTCAGCCGCTCCCCCACCCCGTCGACGGGGCCGGCGGCCAGGGCCTCGGGGGCGTTGAGCGCGGGCGCGAAGGCCACCGCGATCGCCGCCTCGAAGACCTGCTCCTTGGTGCCGAAGTAGTGGTGGACCAGCGCGGAGTCGACACCGGCCGCCTTGGCGATGCCGCGCACGGACGTCTTCTCGTATCCGCGCTCGGAGAACTCCTCGCGGGCGGCGGCGAGGATGCGGTCGCGGGTGTCGGCGGACTCGGTGCGCGGGGGCCTGCCACGGCGACGGGAAGGCTGCGGGTCACCGGCCACGGCGGCCGGCTCGGTGCGCGGGGGCCTGCCCGGGTCGCACGCGGGCTGAGCGTCGCCGGGCACGGCGGGCGGCTCCGTGCGCGGGGACCTGCGGCCGTCCCGGGTGCCGGCGGGCTCCCTCTGCGGGGACCTGCCGCGGTCGCGGGCCGTCTGGGCATCGCCGGGCGCAGCGGGCGGCTCCGTGCGCGGGGACCTGCCGCGGCCGCGCGCGGGCTGGGCGTCGTCGGCCACGGCGGCGGACTCCCTGCGCGGGGACCTGCGGCCGTCGCGGGTGCCGGCGGGATCGCTGTGCGGGGGGCCGCTGCGGTCGTGGGCCGGTGGTGCGTCGCCGTTCATGGCCGGCGCACCCGGGCCGCCGACGACAGGTGCTTGCGGGTGAAGGCCAGGGCCTCGGCGAGGTCGGCCTCGCGTTCGGCGCCGGACATCGCCCGCCGGGTGTTGACCTCGATGACGACATGGCCGTCGAACCCGGACGCGGTCAGGTGTTCCAGCACCTCGGCGCAGGGCTGGGTGCCGCGGCCGGGCACCAGGTGCTCGTCCTTGGCGGAGCCCCGGCCGTCGGCCAGGTGGACGTGGCCGAGCCGGTCGCCCATGCGGCCGATCATCTCCAGGGCATCCGTGCGGGCCGTCGCCGCGTGGCTGAGATCGATCGTGAAGTGCCGGTAGTCGTGCCGGGTGACGTCCCAGTCCGGTGCGTAGGCGAGCATCTCGCGGTCGCGGTACCGCCACGGGTACATGTTCTCGACGGCGAACCGCACGTCCGTCTCGTCCGCCATCCGCCAGATCCCGGTGACGAAGTCGCGCGCGTACTGCCGCTGCCACCGGAAGGGCGGGTGGACGACGACGGTGGAGGCGCCTAGCTTCTCGGCGGCCGCCCGGGCGCGCTGCAGCTTGACCCAGGGGTCCGTCGACCAGACCCGCTGGGTGATCAGCAGACAGGGCGCGTGGACGGCCAGGACCGGGATGCCGTGGTAGTCCGACAGGCGGCGCAGCGCCTCGATGTCCTGGCTCACCGGGTCGGTCCACACCATGACCTCGACGCCGTCGTAGCCGAGGCGCGCGGCGATCTCGAAGGCCGTCGCGGTGGACTCCGGGTATACGGAGGCCGTCGACAGCGCGACGGAGACGTCCCTTGGTTCAGCCACGTGCGTCACCTTACGGCGTTGGGTGGTGGAGGTGTCGGGTGCCTATTCGCCGTTGTGAGGTTTGCCATTCTGCGGGTGCGGCCGCGTGGTCGCTTCTCGACGCCCGCGCGGCGGAGCCGCGTGTCGATGCCGGCCCCGAGCCCTCGGGCGCTAATCGGACCCCATGTGATCAAGGCGCCGGAGGATGACGCCTTCGCGCAGCGCCCAGGGGCAGATCTCCAGCTTCTCCACGCCGAACAGATCCATCGCGGCCTCGGCGACCAGGGCGCCCGCCACCAGCTGGCCCGCTCGGCCCTCGGACACACCGGGGAGCTCGGCGCGCTGCTCCACCGTCATGCCGGCCAGACGCGGAACCCAGGCCTCCAGGGACTCGCGCTTGAGTTCGCGCTGGACGTAGAGGCCCTCGGCGCTGCGGGCGGCCCCGGCGATGCGTGCGAGCTGCTTGAAGGTCTTGGACGTGGCGACCACGTGGTCGGGGGCGCCGAAGCGGCTGAACTCGCCGACCGTGCGCGCGATCTCCGCACGGACGTGGCGGCGCAGGGCGCGTACGTCCTCGGGTGAGGGCGGGTCGCCGGGCAGCCAGGCCGCGGTGAGGCGGCCGGCGCCGAGCGGCAGGGAGACGGCGGTGTCCGGCTCCTCGTCCATGCCGTAGGCGATCTCGAGGGAGCCGCCGCCGATGTCCAGGACGAGCAGCTTTCCGGCGGACCAGCCGAACCAGCGGCGGACCGCGAGGAAGGTGAGGCGGGCCTCCTCCGCGCCGGAGAGGACCTGGAGTCGTACGCCGGTCTCGTCGGCCACGCGCGCGAGGACGTCGTCGGCGTTGGTGGCCTCCCGGACGGCGGAGGTCGCGAACGGCAGCAGGTCCTCGACGCCCTTGTCCTCGGCGGCCTGGAGCGCGTCCTGGACGACGGCGACCAGTTTCTCGATGCCGGTGTCGTCGATGGCACCGCTGTCGTCGAGCAGTTGGGCGAGCCGCAGTTCGGCCTTGTGCGAATGCGCGGGCAGCGGGCGCGCGCCGGGGTGGGCGTCCACCACCAGCAGATGCACCGTGTTCGAACCCACGTCCAGGACACCGAGTCTCATGTACGGAACGCTACTGCCAGATCGTCCGTCGGCGGTCCCCGGAACGGGGCCTGGCCACTTACCCTGGACGGGTGCCAAAGACGAAAAAGGCCAAGTCGGACAAGGCTTCCAAGACCGACAAAGCTGCCAAGGGACCCGGGAAGGCGCCGCAGGTGAGCGACGAGAAGGGGCTCGACTTCGCGCGCGCGTGGGTGGAGTTTCCGGATCCCGCGGACGACGAGCAGGTCTTCCGCTGTGATCTGACATGGCTGACCTCCCGCTGGAACTGCATCTTCGGCAGCGGCTGCCAGGGCATCCAGGCGGGCCGCGCGGACGACGGGTGCTGCTCGCTGGGCGCGCACTTCTCCGACGAGGACGACGAGAAGAGGGTCGCCGAGCATGTGGCGCGGCTCACGCCGGAGATCTGGCAGCACCATGACGAGGGCACCCGGAACGGCTGGGTGTCCGAGGACGACGAGGGCTCCCGGCAGACCCGTCCCTTCCAGGGCTCGTGCATCTTCCAGAACCGGCCGGGGTTCGCCGGCGGCGCGGGCTGTTCCCTGCACATCCTCGCGCTGCGGGAGGGCCGGGAGCCGCTGGAGACCAAGCCGGACGTGTGCTGGCAGCTGCCGATCCGGCGGACGTACGACTGGATCGACCGCCCCGACGACACGCGTGTGCTCCAGATCTCGATCGGCGAGTACGACCGCCGGGGCTGGGGTCCGGGCGGCCACGACCTGCACTGGTGGTGCACCTCGGCGACGTCGGCGCACGGCGCGGGCGAGCCGGTGTACGTCTCCTACCGCGCGGAACTGACCGAGCTGATGGGCAAGGCCGGTTACGACCGCCTGGTCGAACTGTGCGAACAGCGCCTGGCCTCGCAGCTGCCGCTGGTCGCGCCGCACCCGGCAGACCCGGCGCCGTAGGCGGCGGTCGCGGCGCATGGGGCCGGCAGAGCCGGCGCCGCGGGCGGCGCGGGCGGGCGGGCGCCGGATCCGAGCCGGCCTGCGGTATCCGTGCCGGCCCCGGTCCCCGGTCGCCCCGCGCCCAACACGGATCCGCCGATCGCCCGTCCACGCATCCGCCCCAGCCGGTCTCACCCCCCGGACGGGCTCGGCGTCTCGCTGTCGCCCCCCGATGAGGGAGGCGTGGACGGTGTCGGCGTCGGGGTCGGGTCGGACGGGGACGGGGAGTCGGTGGGGGGTGGGGTCGGGTCGGACGGGGTCGTCGACGGGGGGTCCGTCGGCGGAGTGCTCGGCGGTGTCGGAGCGGCCGTGCTCGGTGGCGGGGTGGGGTGGTGGGAGGGGGCCGTGCCGTAGCCGTCGATGATGACCACCGCGCCGGCCGGGGAGACCGCCACCTGCGCGTGCCAGGGGCCGGAGGGCTCGCGGAGGTGGTCGACGTACACCTTGATCGTCAACGTGTCGCCGGGGCCGAGGGTTCCCGTGGACTGGCTGAGGTAGAGCCACGGCGCCGAGGTGGCCGCGGACCAGCGGACCGGGGCGGAGCCGGACGCGGTGAGGGTGATCAGGGTGGTGTCGCCGTCGTTCGCGGCGCCGACCGTGAGGTGTCCGGCGCCCTTCGCGCCCGCTCCGGACACGCTGACGACCTCCACGGAGACGTCCGCCTTGCCGTCCTTGCCGACGCGCACGCCGGGCTTCACGCTCGCGTTCCCGGCGTTCTCGTAGCCGCCGGCCGTGTCGCTGTGCAGGACGTCGTGGCCCTGGGACGCGCGCGCGGTGGAGGAGGGGCCGCCGCCGTCCGCCGTGGGCGCGCCCCGGTAGGCGGCCCACAGGGCCAGGACGGGCGCGGCGACGACCGTGGCGACGACCGTCGTCGTCACCGCACGCGCGCGTAGCCGGTCGCGGCGGGCCGCGCGGTCCTTGGGGTCCATCGGGAAGCCGCGCCGGTCGAAGCGGGGCGCCGCCGCGCCACGCGCGCGTGGGTGGTGTGCGAGCGCGACGTGCAGCTCCGCGCGGGGCGCTTCCAGGACGGGCAGTTCGGCGGGGGTGACCGTGGCGCCGGGCCAGCGGCCGGGGACGGCGCGCTCGGCGGTGCGGCGGCAGCGCGGGCAGTCGTCGACGTGCCGGACCAGTTCGCGGCGCAGGGCGGTGCTGAGGACGAGCCCGCTGTCACCGGTGAGATGGGCCACAGCGGGACAGCCGCCGGTCTCCACGACGGCGAGGGCCGCGCGGGTGCGCTCGACCTCGCAGGCGCCGGAGGCCAGCAGTTCGCGCGCGGCCGCCGGTTCGATGCCGAGGACGGCGGCGACCTCGTGCGCGGCCAGGTGGTGGCGGACGGCCAGCTCCAGGGCCTCGCGCTGCTCGGGGGTGGTACCGGCCGCCTCCGGCCAGGCCAGCAGGGCGAGTTCGCGGCGGCGCCGCTCCTGGGTCTCGGGGGAGACGGGCGGCTCGGGGGTCTCGCGCGAGCCGGCGGGGCGGCCGGCCGCGTGGGTGGCCTGACGTTTCTGCTTGGCCTCGGCCAGCTTGCGCAGGCACGCCCAGCGGGCCAGCGCGTACAGCCAGGCCCTGCGGTCGCCTACGCTCTCCGGGGCGCGGTGTCCGCGCCGTTCGGCCAGGGCGAGCACGTCGCCGAGGGCGGCCGTGGCGGCGTCGTGGTCGCACAGCACCGACAGACAGTAGGTGAACAGTCCGTCCAGGTACGGCTCGTAGCGCGCGGGCGGCTGCTGGGCGATGGTGCGCGCGGCGGCTCGGTCGCGTCTCTCGCCGGCCTCGCGGGCCTCTGCTTCTTCGCGCCCCTTCCGCGCCGCTCGTGCTTCACGCGCCTCCCCGCGCGCCCGGTGCGCGCCGGTGGTGCGGACGGTGGTCTCCGGGCTACTGCTCATCACCCGTGCGACCGTAGGCGGCGGCACAGGGCCCCTTCCTGAAGCTTGAGCTCTTTTAATTCGTACGGGTGAAACGATCCCTCATAAGGGGACAGGAACCCTTTGTTCCGCGGCCGGATCCCGATGAGTGATGGCCGGTACCCGTTCACCCGACCGCGGCACGGGGACCCGTTGTCAGTGCCGCGGGCTACGGTTTCCGCATGGCTGCCCGTACCAAGACCACCAAGGACCGCCCGTCCTACCGCTGCACCGAGTGCGGCTGGCAGACGGCCAAGTGGCTCGGCCGCTGCCCCGAGTGCCAGGCCTGGGGCACCGTCGAGGAGTACGGCGCGCCCGCGGTCCGTACGACGGCACCGGGCCGGGTGACGTCGTCCGCGCTGCCCATCGGCCAGGTCGACGGCCGGCAGGCCACCGCCCGCTCGACCGGCGTGCCCGAGCTGGACCGGGTGCTCGGCGGCGGCCTGGTGCCCGGCGCGGTCGTGCTGCTCGCGGGCGAGCCCGGCGTCGGCAAGTCCACGCTGCTGCTGGACGTGGCCGCCAAGTCCGCGAGCGCCGAGCACCGCACCCTCTATGTGACCGGCGAGGAGTCGGCGAGCCAGGTGCGGCTGCGCGCGGACCGCATCGGCGCCCTGCACGACGAGCTGTATCTGGCGGCCGAGACGGACCTGTCCGCCGTCCTCGGCCATCTGGACGAGGTCAAGCCGTCCCTGCTGATCCTCGACTCGGTGCAGACGGTCGCCTCCCCGGAGATCGAGGGCGCGCCGGGCGGCATGGCCCAGGTGCGTGAGGTGGCGGGCGCGCTGATCCGCGCCTCGAAGGAGCGGGGCATGTCCACTCTCCTTGTGGGCCATGTCACGAAGGACGGCGCGATCGCGGGCCCCCGCCTGCTGGAGCACCTGGTGGACGTCGTCCTGCACTTCGAGGGCGACCGGCACGCGCGCCTGCGCCTGGTCCGCGGCGTGAAGAACCGCTACGGGGCCACGGACGAGGTCGGCTGCTTCGAGCTGCACGACGAGGGCATCACCGGGCTCGCCGACCCCAGCGGCCTCTTCCTGACCCGCAGGGACGAGCCGGTTCCGGGTACGTGCCTGACCGTCACCCTGGAGGGCCGCCGCCCGCTGGTGGCCGAGGTGCAGGCGCTGACCGTGGACTCCCAGATCCCCTCCCCGCGCCGGACGACCTCGGGTCTGGAGACCTCGCGGGTGTCGATGATGCTGGCCGTCCTGGAGCAGCGCGGCCGGATCAGCGCGCTCGGCAAGCGGGACATCTACTCCGCGACGGTCGGCGGGGTGAAGCTGTCGGAGCCGGCCGCCGACCTCGCGATCGCCCTCGCGCTGGCCTCCGCGGCCAGCGACACCCCGCTGCCGAAGAACCTGGTCGCGATCGGCGAGGTGGGCCTCGCGGGCGAGGTCAGACGGGTGACGGGCGTGCAGCGCAGGCTCGCCGAGGCGCAGCGGCTGGGCTTCACGCACGCGCTCGTGCCGACCGATCCGGGCAAGGTGCCGCCCGGCATGAAGGTCCTGGAAGTCGCCGACATGGGGGACGCCCTCCGGGTGCTGCCGCGCTCCCGTCGGCGAGAGGCCCCACGGGAGGCGGAGGACCGCCGGTAGACTTTGCCCTGGTCTCGCCCGTCCGTACGAACCGCGTGCGGGTCACGGGGGCGCGTCAGAACCTGCGACCGGAGGAGTGCAGTGGCAGCCAACGACCGGGCAGCAGCTCCCGGAAAAATCGGTGGGAGTGCCGGTTCCGATGGCCTGATGCGTGCCTCGCTGAGCGCCGTGGCTCCTGGTACGGCCCTGCGGGACGGCTTGGAGCGCGTGCTGCGCGGCAACACCGGCGGGCTGATCGTCCTCGGCTCCGACAAGACGGTCGAGGCGATGTGCACGGGCGGGTTCGTGCTGGACGTGGAGTTCACCGCGACCCGGCTGCGGGAGCTGTGCAAGCTGGACGGCGGCATCGTGCTGTCGTCGGACCTGTCGAAGATCCTGCGGGCCGGTGTCCAGCTGGTTCCGGACCCGACGATCCCCACGGAGGAGACGGGCACCCGGCACCGTACGGCGGACCGGGTGAGCAAGCAGGTCGGCTTCCCGGTGGTCTCGGTGTCCCAGTCGATGCGCCTGATCGCCCTGTACGTCGACGGTCAGCGCCGCGTCCTGGAGGACTCGGCGGCGATCCTGTCCCGCGCGAACCAGGCGCTGGCCACGCTGGAGCGGTACAAGCTGCGGCTGGACGAGGTGGCCGGCACCCTCTCCGCGCTGGAGATCGAGGACCTGGTGACGGTGCGGGACGTGTCCGCCGTCGCGCAGCGCCTGGAGATGGTCCGCCGCATCGCCACCGAAATCGCCGAGTACGTGGTCGAGCTGGGCACCGACGGGCGTCTTCTCGCGCTCCAGCTCGAGGAGTTGATCGCCGGTGTCGAGCCGGACCGCGAGCTGGTCGTCCGGGACTACGTCCCCGAGCCGACGGCCAAGCGCTCCCGCACGGTCGAGGAGGCCCTGTCCGAGCTGGACGCGCTGACCCACGCGGAGCTGATCGAACTCGGCACGGTGGCACGGGCGCTGGGCTACACCGGCTCCCCCGAGACGCTCGACTCCGCGGTCTCCCCGCGGGGCTTCAGGCTGCTGGCCAAGGTTCCGCGGCTTCCCGGCGCGATCATCGACCGGCTGGTGGAGCACTTCGGCGGCCTGCAGAAGCTGCTCGCCGCGAGTGTGGACGACCTGCAGACGGTGGACGGCGTGGGCGAGGCGCGGGCCAGGAGCGTGCGGGAAGGTCTGTCGCGTCTGGCCGAGTCGTCGATCCTGGAGCGGTACGTCTGACGCGCCCCGGAGGGGCGACGACGCGCATTGTCAGACAGGCCCTAGTCAGCCGACAGCACGAACGACGTGTGCACCGTTCCGAAGCCCGGTGCCTTCGCCTCCAGCAGGTAGGTGTCCGGCTTCGCCGAGCCCGCCGCGGGCGTCGCGCACTGGGGAGCGCTCGGCTTGCGGTCCCACTTCACCGTGTAGGTGATGCTCTGCCCGGCCGGCACCCGGAACACCAGGCTGCCCGCGCCCTTGGGGCAGTCGGCCGACGACCAGAACGTCTTGCCGCTCGTCGGCGTGATGGTCAACACCGCGTTCTTCGGCCCGAGATCGACCTTGCAGTCGGCGGACGAGTTGTTCCTGGCGGTGAGTTCGAAGGTCGGCGTCTGGTCCGGCGAGTAGGTGTTGTGCAGGCTGCGCAGGCTCAGCGTCACCGCGGAGGCGGTGCAGTCGGGCAGCGTGGACGATGCCGGGATCGTGTCGCCCGTACCGACGGCGCCGCCGCCGGATCCCGTACCCGAGCCGCCACCGGACCCGGACCCCGAGGACCCGGTGGAGCCGGCGGAGCCGCCGTCCGAACCGCTGCCGCCCGAACCGGAGTCGCTCCCGCCGGTGCCGCTGCCGCCGCCCGAGTCGTCGCGTCCGCCCGGGTGCTGGCTGATGGCCGGTCCGGACGAGGACGGCCCCGGGGTGATGGTGTGCGCGGGATTCTTGCCGTCGGACCCGCCGGCGCTCTTCCTGCCGCCCCCGCCGCCCGCGGTGACGATCCAGGTGATCAGCAGCGCCAGCAGGGCGATCACCGACAGCAGTACGACCCTCCTTCGCCAGTAGATGGAGGAGGGAAGCGGCCCGACCGGATTGCGCAGAGATCCCACGGCGCAAACTGTACGAGAGATCGCCGTGCTCGCTTGCGCCACCCGCCGCACGAGCATCAACTTTTCCGGATCATCATCCCGGCAACTGCCGTAACGGCCAAGGATCTTCACCGTTCGGCACGCTGAGTGACCGTGCCGTCACCATCCCTGGGTGCCGACCCGTGGCAGGATCGGAAGGCCATGACTGAGAAGCTGCACACCCCCGTGATCGCCTGGTTCGACGCCCACGCCCGCGACCTGCCCTGGCGCCGCCCGGAGGCGGGCCCGTGGGGTGTGATGGTCAGCGAGTTCATGCTCCAGCAGACCCCGGTCAACCGGGTGCTGCCGGTCTACGAGGAGTGGCTGGCCCGCTGGCCGCGCCCCGCCGACCTGGCGAAGGAGGCGCCCGGCGAGGCGGTGCGCGCCTGGGGCCGGCTCGGCTACCCGCGCCGGGCGCTCAGGCTGCACGGCGCCGCGGTCGCCATAACGGAACGGCACGGCGGGGACGTGCCGACGGAGCACGCGCAGCTGCTGGCGCTGCCCGGCATCGGCGAGTACACGGCCGCCGCGGTGGCCTCGTTCGCGTACGGGCAGCGGCATCCGGTGCTGGACACGAACGTGCGCCGGGTGCTCGCGCGGGCGGTGACCGGGGTGCAGTACCCGCCGAACGCGACGACGGCCGCCGAGCGCAGGCTCGCCCGCGAGCTGCTGCCCGAGGACGAGAAGACGGCCGCGCGCTGGGCGGCGGCCTCCATGGAGCTGGGCGCGCTGGTGTGCACGGCGAAGAACGAGGGGTGCGGGCGGTGCCCGATCGCCGGGCAGTGCGCCTGGCTGCTGGCCGGCAAGCCGGAGCACTCCGGGCCGCCGCGGCGCGGGCAGACGTACGCCGGCACGGACCGGCAGGTGCGGGGCAAGCTGCTGGCGGTGCTGCGGGAGGCGCACGCGCCGGTGCCGCAGGCGGTGCTGGACCGGGTGTGGCACGAGCCGGTGCAGCGCGCCCGGGCGCTCGACGGGCTCGTCACGGACGGTCTGGTGGAGCCGCTGCCGGGCGGCCTGTACCGGCTGCCGCTCAGCTGACGCACAGCCAAGTCACAGCCCCAGCTGCTTCGTTACATCCCCTCTCGCCCGACGAAGGCCTGCAGACAGGGACATAACGGGTCACCCCTTTACCCCGTTCCTACGGCTGTTACACAACCGACGGACAGCCGATTGCCAGCCGCAGGCTGGAGCGGACAACGCCGTGACAACCGCTCCCTACCTTCGTTCCGTGCCCGGCAGACCACCGGACACGGGGAAGGTACGCAGCACTTCAGGCACGGGCCGGAGTGAACGGGGAAACGGAGGCGGTCGATCATGGCGCAGGGAGAGGTGCTCGAGTTCGAGGAGTACGTCCGCACCCGGCAGGACGCGCTGCTGCGCAGCGCACGCCGGCTGGTCCCGGACCCGGTCGACGCCCAGGACCTGCTGCAGACGGCACTGGTGCGGACGTACGGCCGCTGGGAGGGCATCGCCGACAAGCGGCTCGCCGACGCCTATCTGCGCCGCGTCATGATCAACACCCGTACGGAGTGGTGGCGGGCGCGCAAGCTGGAGGAGGTCCCCACCGAGCAGCTGCCCGACGCGTCCGTGGACGACTCCACCGAGCAGCACGCCGACCGCGCCCTGCTGATGGACGTCATGAAGGTGCTGGCACCCAAGCAGCGCAGTGTTGTAGTACTGCGACACTGGGAGCAGATGTCCACGGAGGAGACGGCCGCCGCCCTCGGCATGTCGGCGGGTACGGTCAAGAGCACGCTGCACCGGGCGCTCGCCCGGCTCCGCGAGGAGCTGGAGGCCCGCGATCTGGACGCA
This genomic interval from Streptomyces sp. NBC_00557 contains the following:
- a CDS encoding A/G-specific adenine glycosylase; the protein is MTEKLHTPVIAWFDAHARDLPWRRPEAGPWGVMVSEFMLQQTPVNRVLPVYEEWLARWPRPADLAKEAPGEAVRAWGRLGYPRRALRLHGAAVAITERHGGDVPTEHAQLLALPGIGEYTAAAVASFAYGQRHPVLDTNVRRVLARAVTGVQYPPNATTAAERRLARELLPEDEKTAARWAAASMELGALVCTAKNEGCGRCPIAGQCAWLLAGKPEHSGPPRRGQTYAGTDRQVRGKLLAVLREAHAPVPQAVLDRVWHEPVQRARALDGLVTDGLVEPLPGGLYRLPLS
- a CDS encoding SigE family RNA polymerase sigma factor, which codes for MAQGEVLEFEEYVRTRQDALLRSARRLVPDPVDAQDLLQTALVRTYGRWEGIADKRLADAYLRRVMINTRTEWWRARKLEEVPTEQLPDASVDDSTEQHADRALLMDVMKVLAPKQRSVVVLRHWEQMSTEETAAALGMSAGTVKSTLHRALARLREELEARDLDARALEREEQERCAA